The following proteins are encoded in a genomic region of Chryseobacterium cucumeris:
- a CDS encoding glycine betaine/L-proline ABC transporter ATP-binding protein, whose translation MEKNENTRKVKLKVEDLTIIFGKNKEKAQELLDKGFSKKEILEKTGCTIGINKASFEIYEGEFFVIMGLSGSGKSTLLRCLNRLNEPTSGKVFINDDDITGKNNKELLEVRRTEMSMVFQKFGLLPHHTILDNAGFGLEIRGEDKASRDKKAQKALDIVGLTGFENQYPSQLSGGMQQRVGLARALANDPEVLLMDEAFSALDPLIKSEMQDQMLELQNTLQKTIVFITHDLDEAIKIGDRIVIMKDGVIEQIGTAEDILTNPASDYVKAFVEKVDRKTIITARSLMFDKATVVRFRKDGPEGALRKMRATGLENLPVVDFQNKFLGFVTLNDVVRIAKKKEPTVESIINSNVPSVYPEVTVEEMLPLISENKSSIAVIDEDNKFLGLVTQLSLVIEATKFNEEEIIELKEIANNQ comes from the coding sequence ATGGAAAAAAATGAAAACACTCGAAAAGTAAAACTTAAAGTGGAAGACCTGACGATTATCTTTGGTAAAAACAAAGAAAAGGCACAGGAACTTCTGGACAAAGGTTTTTCCAAAAAGGAAATTCTTGAAAAAACAGGCTGCACCATAGGAATCAACAAAGCCAGTTTTGAAATCTATGAAGGAGAATTCTTTGTGATCATGGGACTTTCAGGAAGTGGAAAATCAACTTTACTGCGCTGTTTGAACAGACTGAATGAACCCACGTCAGGAAAAGTATTCATCAATGACGATGATATTACCGGGAAAAACAACAAAGAACTGCTGGAAGTAAGAAGAACAGAAATGAGTATGGTATTTCAGAAATTCGGATTACTGCCTCATCATACAATTCTCGACAATGCTGGTTTCGGGCTGGAAATAAGAGGAGAAGACAAAGCTTCACGCGATAAAAAAGCACAGAAAGCGCTGGATATCGTTGGATTAACTGGTTTTGAAAATCAATATCCTTCACAGCTTTCCGGAGGAATGCAGCAGAGAGTAGGATTGGCAAGAGCGTTGGCCAATGATCCTGAAGTTTTGCTTATGGATGAAGCATTCTCTGCACTGGATCCGCTGATAAAATCTGAAATGCAGGATCAGATGCTTGAACTGCAGAATACCTTACAAAAAACCATTGTCTTTATTACGCACGATCTGGATGAAGCCATTAAAATCGGAGACCGCATCGTCATCATGAAAGATGGTGTCATAGAACAGATAGGAACTGCTGAAGATATTCTAACCAATCCGGCAAGTGATTATGTAAAAGCGTTCGTAGAGAAAGTAGACCGTAAAACGATTATTACCGCCAGATCTTTAATGTTTGACAAAGCGACAGTTGTACGTTTCAGAAAAGACGGTCCTGAAGGAGCTTTAAGAAAAATGAGAGCTACGGGGCTGGAAAACTTACCTGTAGTAGATTTTCAAAATAAATTTCTGGGTTTTGTAACCCTTAATGATGTTGTCCGCATTGCCAAAAAGAAAGAACCTACGGTAGAATCCATTATCAACAGTAATGTTCCTTCGGTTTATCCTGAAGTAACGGTAGAGGAAATGCTGCCGCTGATCTCAGAAAATAAATCGTCCATTGCTGTTATTGATGAAGACAATAAATTTTTAGGTCTTGTCACCCAGTTATCTCTGGTCATAGAAGCGACCAAATTTAACGAAGAAGAGATTATTGAATTAAAAGAAATCGCAAACAACCAATAA
- a CDS encoding ABC transporter permease, whose protein sequence is MNKTIDIGQYVETAINWLTENGKPVFDVIKHLGNASIMGIEWVLTNTPFYVIILFFTLLALWKAGKGIAVVTATGLSLIFLMGLWKETMETLALIFVSTITALILSIPLGILAAKSKIADKIIRPLLDLMQTMPAFVYLIPAVLFFSIGKVPGAFATIIFAMPPAVRLTTLGIEAVPKDIVEAARAFGATNRQILFKVELPLAMKTILTGINQTILLSLSMVVIAGMIAAGGLGEKVLEGINNLDIGLGFESGLSVVILAIILDRITQGFVKKKQ, encoded by the coding sequence ATGAATAAAACTATAGATATAGGTCAATATGTAGAAACTGCAATCAATTGGCTCACAGAAAACGGAAAACCTGTATTCGATGTTATAAAACACTTAGGAAATGCCTCTATTATGGGGATTGAATGGGTTTTAACAAACACACCTTTTTATGTAATCATTCTCTTTTTTACCCTGCTGGCGTTATGGAAAGCCGGAAAAGGCATTGCTGTAGTAACGGCTACCGGATTAAGTTTAATATTTTTAATGGGTCTATGGAAAGAAACCATGGAAACGCTGGCACTTATCTTTGTATCCACCATTACCGCTCTTATTCTTTCTATTCCTTTGGGAATTTTAGCAGCTAAAAGCAAAATAGCCGACAAAATCATTCGTCCTTTACTGGATCTGATGCAGACCATGCCCGCTTTTGTCTACCTGATCCCGGCTGTACTGTTTTTCAGTATCGGTAAAGTACCGGGTGCTTTTGCAACCATCATTTTCGCCATGCCGCCAGCAGTTCGATTAACGACATTGGGAATTGAAGCCGTTCCCAAAGATATTGTGGAAGCTGCCAGAGCTTTTGGAGCCACCAACCGTCAGATCCTGTTCAAAGTAGAGCTTCCTTTAGCGATGAAAACGATTTTAACGGGAATCAATCAGACAATCTTGTTATCATTATCCATGGTCGTTATTGCAGGAATGATTGCTGCAGGCGGTTTAGGAGAGAAAGTACTGGAGGGAATTAATAATCTGGATATCGGATTAGGATTTGAAAGTGGTTTATCCGTAGTGATATTGGCCATTATCCTCGACCGTATTACCCAGGGATTTGTAAAGAAAAAGCAATAA
- a CDS encoding glycine betaine ABC transporter substrate-binding protein codes for MKQFKYLFLPVLMLLFTALSSCENIKNSKYITIGMVDGWAEDVAMTHVAKAILDEQGYHVIIQKASTDMILASMNNEDTDLFMGVWLPYTHAKKLAKFPELVRLGTNYDNGRIGLVVPDYVPVNSIEELNQYKKQFNHRIIGIEKGAGLTTGTDKAIVDYKLDYQQINSSTIAMITELQNAIQRKEWIVVTGWQPHWMFGKMKLKFLDDPKKIFGEAEQIKTYSRKSFAKDHPELAKFFSKLHFDDENMSDLLMKMEQSKNKEATAKEWVKDHPELVQSWLDKN; via the coding sequence ATGAAACAATTTAAATATCTGTTTTTGCCCGTTTTAATGTTACTATTTACAGCATTAAGTTCGTGTGAAAACATAAAAAACTCAAAATACATTACCATAGGAATGGTAGATGGCTGGGCAGAAGATGTTGCGATGACGCATGTTGCAAAAGCCATTCTGGACGAGCAGGGATACCACGTTATTATTCAAAAAGCTTCTACGGATATGATCCTGGCTTCGATGAATAATGAAGATACAGACCTTTTCATGGGAGTCTGGCTTCCTTATACTCATGCTAAAAAACTGGCTAAATTTCCGGAATTAGTTCGTCTGGGAACCAATTACGACAATGGACGTATAGGACTGGTGGTTCCTGATTACGTTCCTGTTAACTCCATTGAGGAGCTCAATCAATATAAAAAACAGTTCAATCACAGAATTATTGGGATTGAAAAAGGAGCCGGGCTAACCACCGGAACGGATAAAGCTATTGTTGACTATAAACTGGATTACCAACAGATCAATTCCTCTACGATTGCCATGATCACCGAATTACAGAATGCTATTCAACGTAAAGAATGGATTGTGGTAACCGGATGGCAGCCTCACTGGATGTTTGGAAAAATGAAGCTTAAGTTTCTTGACGATCCCAAAAAGATATTTGGTGAAGCAGAACAGATTAAAACTTACTCCAGAAAAAGCTTTGCAAAAGATCATCCTGAGCTGGCCAAATTCTTTTCAAAACTCCATTTTGATGATGAAAATATGTCTGATCTTTTAATGAAAATGGAACAGAGTAAAAATAAAGAAGCCACCGCCAAAGAATGGGTGAAAGATCACCCGGAACTGGTACAGTCCTGGCTAGATAAAAATTAA
- a CDS encoding winged helix-turn-helix transcriptional regulator produces MAKIIENGIEREASCTEELFAMRDSLDVLGGKWKLMILRYLTNRPDQMIHFKKLERSIEGISAKMLSKELKELETNLLITRTIQDTKPITVTYAVTEYGKSVFPVTETLVNWGILHREKIKESMGSL; encoded by the coding sequence ATGGCAAAAATCATTGAAAACGGCATTGAAAGAGAGGCCAGCTGCACAGAGGAATTGTTCGCGATGCGCGACAGTCTGGACGTTTTGGGAGGAAAATGGAAACTGATGATTTTACGGTATCTGACGAACAGACCGGATCAGATGATTCATTTTAAAAAGTTGGAACGCAGTATAGAAGGTATCTCTGCGAAAATGTTAAGCAAAGAATTAAAAGAACTGGAAACGAATCTCCTGATCACCAGAACCATTCAGGATACAAAGCCGATTACGGTAACGTATGCGGTGACCGAATACGGGAAATCTGTATTTCCGGTCACAGAAACATTGGTGAATTGGGGGATCCTTCATCGTGAGAAAATCAAAGAATCAATGGGATCGTTATGA
- a CDS encoding NADP-dependent oxidoreductase: protein MKTVILNKNGKLEDGFAEQPKPKGNEVLIQIKASGFNPIDYQMLENELERKLISSPILGRELSGIVVDKGSGVKEFNIGDEVYCGSGSMGSNGTYAEYIAVPEAIVSFKPKNISFEQAAAIPSAGLTSLQIFNRLKLNPENTVLVTGATGGVGSFLIKLLLAHNIRQITTTVGSEENRQILLNLGLKNHQIINYKEENLISNILKANNDQPFEYGIDLVGNYMSEITAEVLKINGTYVDVTALVTRDAHETLFNKGTMIMNISNYMYGMVKKYEYYKNSLLTIKTLIENGMILPPQYRTVGNLSLDTVLQAHSILKNNQTQGHKLIMKH, encoded by the coding sequence ATGAAAACAGTTATTTTAAATAAAAACGGAAAGTTGGAAGACGGATTTGCAGAACAGCCAAAACCCAAAGGCAATGAAGTTTTAATTCAGATTAAAGCAAGTGGTTTCAACCCCATCGATTATCAGATGCTGGAAAATGAATTGGAACGGAAACTGATCAGTTCCCCGATATTAGGAAGAGAACTATCCGGAATTGTAGTGGATAAAGGTTCAGGAGTTAAAGAATTCAATATTGGAGATGAAGTCTATTGTGGCAGCGGTTCCATGGGAAGCAACGGCACTTACGCTGAATATATTGCAGTTCCTGAAGCCATTGTTTCCTTTAAACCAAAAAATATTTCTTTTGAACAGGCGGCTGCCATTCCTTCAGCAGGGCTTACTTCTTTACAAATTTTTAATCGTCTGAAATTAAACCCCGAAAATACAGTTTTGGTAACAGGAGCAACCGGAGGAGTCGGTTCATTTCTGATCAAACTTTTATTAGCACATAATATCCGACAGATCACAACCACAGTGGGCAGTGAAGAAAACAGACAGATCCTTCTCAATCTGGGATTGAAAAATCATCAGATCATCAACTATAAAGAAGAAAATCTTATCAGTAATATTCTAAAAGCCAATAATGATCAACCTTTCGAATATGGAATTGATCTGGTGGGAAACTATATGTCTGAAATCACCGCAGAAGTTTTAAAAATCAACGGAACGTATGTGGATGTGACAGCCTTGGTCACTAGAGATGCTCATGAAACCCTTTTCAACAAAGGAACTATGATTATGAATATCTCCAATTATATGTATGGAATGGTAAAAAAATACGAGTATTATAAAAACAGTTTGCTTACCATCAAAACACTTATTGAAAACGGAATGATTCTCCCTCCACAATATAGAACCGTTGGAAATCTTTCTTTGGATACAGTTCTACAGGCACATTCTATTCTAAAAAATAATCAGACTCAAGGTCATAAACTTATTATGAAACATTAA
- a CDS encoding cupin domain-containing protein, with amino-acid sequence MNKIPRRIVTGIKDGKSVITEDQQVENAVEHFPGLIISDVWNTHTMPASLDFETQIPNTGFPQTPKNGTYFRYVVVPPDKDLGIEWKKNEPHPMMHQTPTLDYIIILSGELYLILEEEETLLKPGDIVIQRGTNHAWSNRSNEPCIQLAVLIDAEI; translated from the coding sequence ATGAATAAAATACCAAGACGAATCGTAACAGGAATAAAAGACGGAAAATCCGTTATTACTGAAGATCAACAAGTAGAAAACGCTGTGGAACACTTCCCGGGGCTCATCATTTCAGATGTATGGAATACCCATACAATGCCGGCCAGCCTGGACTTTGAAACCCAAATTCCCAATACCGGATTTCCACAAACTCCTAAAAATGGTACTTACTTCCGATATGTAGTAGTTCCTCCTGATAAAGATTTAGGTATAGAATGGAAAAAGAACGAACCTCATCCGATGATGCATCAAACCCCAACACTGGATTATATCATTATTCTTTCCGGCGAACTTTACCTTATCTTGGAAGAAGAAGAAACGCTTCTGAAGCCAGGCGACATCGTCATTCAAAGAGGAACAAATCATGCTTGGAGCAACCGGTCTAATGAACCTTGCATTCAGCTAGCTGTTTTGATTGATGCAGAAATTTAA
- a CDS encoding redoxin domain-containing protein: protein MKKIALFLMLVPCFYLSQMKTGTFSDLEVQQKENPKPVVIHLYTDWCAVCKIESFRMNKDQELVNMVNDHFYFINFEAEKTKETIHFQNQDFEYLQNGNSGIHELALALSKNKNQPVYPLWIFLDKHQNLVYYQEGQMTTEKMKQKLLEISAL from the coding sequence ATGAAAAAAATAGCTTTATTTTTAATGTTAGTGCCCTGTTTTTATCTGTCTCAGATGAAGACAGGCACTTTTTCTGATCTTGAGGTTCAGCAGAAAGAAAATCCTAAACCGGTTGTGATCCATCTATATACAGATTGGTGTGCGGTCTGTAAGATTGAGTCTTTCCGTATGAATAAAGATCAGGAGTTGGTGAATATGGTCAATGATCACTTTTATTTTATCAACTTTGAGGCAGAGAAAACGAAGGAGACCATTCATTTTCAGAACCAGGATTTTGAATATCTGCAGAATGGAAATTCGGGAATTCATGAGCTGGCGCTGGCATTGTCTAAAAATAAAAATCAGCCTGTTTATCCTTTGTGGATATTCCTGGATAAGCATCAGAATCTGGTGTATTATCAGGAAGGGCAGATGACGACTGAAAAAATGAAGCAGAAACTGTTGGAGATTTCTGCTTTGTAA
- a CDS encoding TonB-dependent receptor plug domain-containing protein, producing MKRILFSITFLSSYCFAQETDSLSLQQSKRQDSAKVMKREFKTSNIEDVVVTGTIKPMSRSKSPVAVEIYSQKFFQKNPTPSIFEAIAMVNGVKPQLNCSVCNTGDIHINGLEGPYTMILIDGMPIVSSLSTVYGLSGIPNSLVDRIEVVKGPASSIYGSEAMGGVINIITKNALTAPKLSVDLMTSSWFENNLDLSTKFNVGKKAASLLSLNYFSFQERIDQNKDNFTDATLQSRISVFNKWNFKRKENRQASFAMRYLYEDRFGGEMQWNKSFRGSDEVYGESIYTNRAEVFGLYEWPMKEHIVTQFSYNYHDQNSFYGSNPFNATQKVAFIQTYWDRSFGKHDITAGLTFKRTFYDDNTPGTLAADGITNAPMKSPIWGAFIQDQWEINDKNTLLIGYRYDYDKVHHSVHSPRFAWKFNPNPYHTLRFNFGTGFRVVNLFTEDHAALTGSREVVVKSDLKPERSINGNLNYIWKIPVGNRMVNLDASAFYTYFSNKIVGDFDSDPDKIIYDNLHGYGISRGASLNVDFSFQFPLSVNLGVTYLDVYQKFDNENQKTQQLHAPKWSGTYNLTYKFANNLTIDFTGQFYGPMRLPVLVNDYRPEYSPFYSLANIQVSKSFKSGFEVYCGIKNLFNFRPKDPLMRPFDPFDKYVDDPVNNPNHYTFDTAYGYAPMQGIRGFLGVKYTLK from the coding sequence ATGAAGCGAATATTATTTTCTATTACTTTTTTATCTAGCTATTGCTTTGCGCAGGAGACGGACAGTTTGAGTTTACAGCAGTCTAAAAGGCAGGATTCTGCAAAAGTTATGAAGAGGGAATTCAAGACCAGTAACATTGAAGATGTAGTAGTTACCGGAACCATAAAACCGATGAGCAGGTCGAAAAGTCCTGTCGCTGTAGAGATTTATAGTCAGAAATTTTTCCAGAAAAATCCTACTCCCAGTATTTTTGAGGCCATTGCCATGGTGAATGGAGTAAAACCTCAGCTGAACTGTTCTGTGTGCAATACGGGAGATATCCATATTAATGGATTGGAAGGGCCATATACCATGATTCTGATTGACGGAATGCCGATTGTAAGTTCGCTTTCCACCGTATATGGATTAAGCGGAATCCCCAATAGTCTGGTAGACAGAATTGAAGTTGTAAAAGGTCCTGCATCTTCTATTTATGGTTCTGAAGCCATGGGAGGGGTCATTAATATTATCACCAAAAATGCACTGACTGCTCCTAAATTAAGTGTTGACCTGATGACATCGAGCTGGTTTGAAAATAATCTGGATCTTTCCACCAAATTCAACGTAGGAAAGAAAGCTGCTTCTTTATTAAGTTTAAATTATTTCAGTTTTCAGGAAAGAATAGATCAGAATAAAGATAATTTCACCGATGCTACTTTACAAAGCAGAATTTCGGTTTTCAATAAGTGGAATTTTAAAAGAAAGGAAAACAGACAGGCAAGTTTTGCCATGAGATATCTGTATGAAGACCGCTTTGGCGGTGAAATGCAGTGGAATAAATCTTTCCGTGGCAGTGATGAAGTATACGGAGAAAGTATTTATACGAACAGAGCAGAGGTTTTCGGATTGTACGAATGGCCGATGAAAGAACATATTGTAACTCAGTTTTCTTATAATTACCATGACCAGAATTCATTTTATGGCTCCAATCCATTCAATGCGACACAGAAAGTAGCTTTCATACAGACGTATTGGGACAGAAGTTTCGGGAAACATGATATCACGGCCGGACTTACTTTCAAAAGAACTTTTTACGATGATAATACTCCGGGAACATTAGCTGCGGATGGTATCACTAATGCGCCGATGAAATCACCGATCTGGGGAGCTTTTATCCAGGATCAGTGGGAAATCAATGATAAAAATACTTTGCTGATTGGATACAGATATGATTATGATAAAGTGCATCATTCCGTACATTCACCGAGGTTTGCATGGAAATTTAATCCTAATCCATACCATACCTTACGTTTTAACTTTGGAACAGGCTTCCGAGTAGTGAATTTGTTTACGGAAGATCATGCTGCTTTGACAGGTTCAAGGGAAGTGGTGGTAAAATCTGACCTGAAGCCCGAAAGATCGATCAACGGAAACTTGAATTATATCTGGAAAATTCCTGTAGGAAACCGAATGGTGAATCTTGATGCGTCGGCATTTTATACGTATTTCAGTAATAAAATCGTGGGAGATTTTGATTCGGACCCTGATAAAATTATTTATGACAATCTTCATGGGTACGGAATTTCACGGGGAGCTTCCCTGAATGTGGATTTTAGTTTTCAATTCCCTCTTAGTGTCAATCTGGGAGTGACGTATCTGGATGTCTATCAGAAATTTGATAATGAAAATCAAAAAACACAGCAATTGCATGCTCCGAAATGGAGTGGTACTTATAATCTGACATATAAGTTCGCCAATAATCTGACCATCGATTTTACAGGACAATTCTACGGGCCCATGAGGCTTCCTGTTCTGGTAAACGACTACCGCCCTGAATATTCACCGTTTTATTCTCTGGCCAATATTCAGGTGTCTAAGAGCTTTAAATCCGGATTTGAAGTGTATTGCGGAATAAAAAACCTATTCAATTTCAGACCTAAAGATCCTTTGATGAGACCGTTTGACCCGTTTGATAAATATGTTGATGATCCTGTCAACAATCCTAATCACTATACTTTTGATACGGCATACGGTTACGCCCCGATGCAGGGAATCAGAGGATTTCTGGGTGTAAAATATACTTTGAAATGA
- a CDS encoding homogentisate 1,2-dioxygenase produces the protein MRYHQLGNIPQKRHTIFKSPEDKFYYEQLFGTEGFHGISSLLYHIHRPTQIKSIGEPKDVTPKIAVEKNVAPRMFKGMNVTPEDDFMDSRKILLMNNDLKMGLAKPRKSMDYFYKNAECDELLYVHQGNGILKTFVGDLEFVTGDYLIIPRGTIYQVELKSDDIVFFVLESHSPIYTPKRYRNEFGQLLEHSPFCERDIIAPTYREPIDEKGEFLIKVKKENQITDFIYATHPFDVVGWDGYFYPYKFNIKNFEPITGRIHQPPPVHQNFEGHNFVVCSFCARMYDYHPQAIPAPYNHSNIDSDEVLFYTEGDFMSRNHIDLMDFTLHPGGIVHGPHPGAMERSIGKKFTEEYAVMVDPFRPLKITEEALKVEDPSYKTSWLE, from the coding sequence ATGAGATATCATCAATTGGGAAATATCCCACAAAAAAGGCATACGATCTTTAAGTCTCCGGAAGATAAATTTTACTATGAACAGCTTTTCGGTACAGAAGGCTTCCATGGTATTTCTTCTCTGTTATATCATATCCACCGCCCTACACAAATCAAATCTATCGGTGAACCGAAAGATGTTACTCCAAAAATCGCTGTGGAAAAAAATGTGGCTCCGAGAATGTTTAAAGGAATGAACGTCACTCCTGAAGATGATTTTATGGACAGCCGAAAGATCCTTTTGATGAATAATGACCTGAAAATGGGACTGGCCAAGCCAAGAAAATCGATGGATTACTTCTACAAAAATGCAGAATGTGATGAACTTTTATATGTTCACCAAGGAAACGGAATCTTAAAAACATTTGTAGGTGATCTTGAATTCGTAACCGGAGATTATCTTATTATTCCGCGAGGAACTATCTATCAGGTAGAACTAAAGTCTGATGACATTGTGTTTTTCGTATTGGAAAGCCACTCTCCTATTTACACTCCGAAAAGATACAGAAACGAATTCGGGCAGCTTTTGGAACATTCTCCATTCTGCGAAAGAGATATAATTGCTCCTACTTACAGAGAACCCATCGATGAAAAGGGAGAATTCTTAATTAAAGTAAAAAAAGAAAACCAGATTACCGATTTCATCTACGCGACTCACCCGTTTGATGTAGTAGGCTGGGACGGATATTTTTATCCTTATAAATTCAACATTAAAAACTTCGAACCGATTACCGGAAGAATTCACCAACCACCACCTGTTCACCAGAATTTTGAGGGACACAATTTTGTAGTCTGCTCATTCTGTGCAAGAATGTATGATTATCACCCACAGGCGATTCCGGCACCTTACAACCACTCCAATATTGACTCTGATGAGGTATTATTCTATACGGAAGGAGACTTCATGAGCCGTAATCATATTGATTTGATGGACTTCACCCTTCACCCGGGAGGAATTGTACACGGACCTCATCCAGGTGCTATGGAAAGAAGTATCGGAAAAAAATTCACAGAAGAATATGCCGTAATGGTAGACCCTTTCCGCCCTTTGAAAATTACTGAAGAAGCTTTAAAAGTGGAAGATCCTTCCTATAAAACTTCATGGCTGGAATAG
- a CDS encoding succinate CoA transferase — protein MLERIRLESLREKVTTAENAVKIIKDGMTIGSSGFTKAGDSKAILPALAERGKTEDLKVTLMTGASLGHGTDGKLAEANVLKKRMPFQVDPVLRNKINNGEILFIDQHLSESAELLHTKNLQSIDVAIIEAAYIERDGSIVPTTSVGNSVTFAALAKKVIIEINTEVPEEVYGIHDIYQAEDYPYRNVIPIVAPWNKIGRKSIPVDPEKIEAIVFTNRKDSPADIAEPDEKTTAIAKHLLAFFENEVLLGRLTDRLLPLQAGIGKVANAVLTGFKDSNFYDLTMFSEVLQDSTFDLIDSGKLSFASASSITVSQECYERVLGNLSKYKDKFVLRPQNISNTPGLIRRLGVIAINTAIEFDIYGNVNSTHIGGTKIMNGIGGSGDFARNAYLSIFVTQAASKGNNISHVLPMVSHTDHTEHDVDILVTDVGLADLRGLAPRERAQKIIDNCVHPDYKEELQSYFDRACEKGGHTPHLLQEAFSWHLRFAETGSMKQKTAVEAAN, from the coding sequence ATGTTAGAAAGAATCAGATTAGAAAGTCTACGCGAAAAAGTAACTACCGCTGAAAACGCAGTAAAAATCATTAAAGACGGTATGACCATCGGGTCCAGCGGCTTTACGAAAGCAGGTGACAGCAAAGCCATTTTGCCGGCACTGGCAGAAAGAGGAAAAACCGAAGACCTTAAAGTCACTTTAATGACGGGAGCTTCACTAGGCCACGGTACCGATGGAAAGCTGGCTGAAGCCAATGTTCTGAAGAAAAGGATGCCTTTCCAGGTAGATCCTGTTTTAAGAAATAAAATTAACAATGGCGAAATTCTATTCATCGACCAGCATTTAAGTGAAAGTGCCGAACTCCTTCACACCAAAAATCTTCAGAGTATTGACGTAGCTATTATTGAAGCGGCCTATATTGAAAGAGACGGAAGTATTGTTCCTACCACTTCTGTAGGAAATTCGGTGACATTTGCTGCTTTGGCTAAAAAAGTGATTATTGAAATCAATACCGAAGTTCCAGAAGAAGTTTACGGAATCCACGATATTTACCAGGCTGAAGATTATCCTTACAGAAATGTTATTCCAATCGTAGCGCCATGGAATAAAATCGGGAGAAAAAGCATTCCTGTAGATCCTGAAAAGATTGAAGCTATTGTATTTACCAACCGTAAAGACAGTCCGGCAGATATTGCAGAACCTGACGAAAAAACAACAGCAATCGCCAAACATCTTCTTGCGTTCTTTGAAAATGAAGTTCTTTTGGGACGACTTACCGACAGACTACTTCCTCTTCAGGCAGGTATTGGTAAAGTAGCCAACGCTGTTCTGACAGGTTTCAAAGACAGTAATTTTTATGATCTGACAATGTTTTCCGAAGTACTTCAGGACAGTACCTTCGATCTGATCGATTCCGGTAAGCTAAGCTTTGCCTCAGCATCTTCCATTACCGTTTCTCAGGAATGCTACGAAAGAGTATTAGGAAATCTTTCAAAATATAAAGACAAATTCGTTTTAAGACCTCAGAATATTTCCAATACACCGGGACTGATCCGAAGATTGGGAGTGATTGCCATCAATACCGCCATTGAATTTGATATCTATGGAAATGTAAACTCCACTCATATCGGAGGAACCAAAATCATGAACGGAATCGGAGGTTCCGGAGACTTCGCGAGAAATGCTTATTTAAGTATTTTCGTAACTCAGGCTGCTTCAAAAGGCAACAATATTTCTCACGTCCTTCCAATGGTTTCTCATACCGACCATACGGAACATGATGTTGATATTCTGGTAACAGATGTCGGATTGGCTGATTTAAGAGGTTTAGCTCCCAGAGAAAGGGCACAGAAAATCATTGACAACTGTGTTCACCCGGATTATAAAGAAGAATTACAATCTTATTTCGACAGAGCCTGCGAAAAAGGAGGTCATACTCCTCATTTATTACAGGAAGCCTTCAGCTGGCATTTACGATTTGCAGAAACCGGAAGTATGAAACAGAAAACAGCTGTAGAAGCCGCTAATTAA